In Planococcus versutus, the DNA window AGGTGGTTCTATGACACAAAGTTCGGTTCTCAATGTTCGTGAAGGTTTGGTATCGCCAAAACGTGTGCAGTCAACGCTGTCTATGTTAACAACGACATCTACATCTTATCCAATTTTGGCGTCTCTTGATACAGCACGTCGTCAATTGGCAATTCATGGCTTTGATTTAATTGATCGAGCGATTCGATTGGCTCAAGATGCACGTAAACGTATCAATAAAATTCCTCATCTTTATTGCGTGGGAAAAGAAGTTCTTAACTCATCAGCTACTTTTGATATGGACCCAACGAAACTGTTGATCAGTGTCAAAAACTTAGGCATTACTGGGCATCAAGCCGAGAAATGGCTGCGAGAAAATGCCAATATCGAAATCGAACTTTCTGATCTGTACAATATTTTATGTTTGATCACAATTGGTGACAGCCGAAAAGAAGTAACTTTACTCATCAACGCACTGCAACGAATGAGCAAAGCATTAGATAGTGATGCAAGCGTCATTGAACCGGTTGTATTGCTTCCAGACATACCAAGACTAGCGATGACTCCTCGCGATGCGTTTTATGCAACCACAGAAGTCATATCTATCAATAGCGCAGTTGGGCGTATTTCTGCAGAATTCATCATGGTTTATCCACCAGGCATTCCGATATTTATTCCAGGTGAAATTATCACAGAAGAAAACATCAACTATATCCACATGAACGTAGCCGCCGGACTTCCTGTTCAAGGACCTGAAGACGACACATTACAACTGCTGCGGGTTATAAAAGAACAACAAGCAATTCAGTAGAAAAGCAATAGTTGACTACTTTGTTTAAAATAGCCTATGACGTATCGACTGTGAAATTTCGACAAGTCCCTTGCATAACAATAAAAAACGACCCACAGAATAGTTCTGTGGGTCGTTTTTTATATGCCTTCGATTTCTTTTGGATCCACAAAGCCATAGCCTTTATCGGCTAATCCTTGGATGATTCTAGGCAACGCTTCAACAGTCCAATCCCGATCGTGCATTAGTAAATTAGCGCCATTGTTTAAATATTCCGTATTCACCATGATATCAGCTAGCGCTTGAGCTTCTTGATATTGCTTTTCCCAGTCATAGCCATACGTCCAGTTCATCAATACCATTTCTTCATCTGCTACTAGTTGTTTGCTAAAATCCGTATTCGAACCAAACGGTGCACGGAAAAATTTAGGTTTTTCTCCCGTGATGTCTTCAACCATTTCATTCACTTTGGTAATTTCTTCGCGTTGTTGCTCTTCTGTTAAGCTCTTTAAATCTTGGTGACTGTATGTATGATTGCCAATAACAAAGCCCATTTCGTGAATCTCTTTTAGCTGTTGTTTTTTTTCATCGCTATCCAAGAAATGACCATTCACAAAGAAAATCGCGGGAATGTCTTGGCTTTTTAAAGTTTCAGCCATTTCCATTGAATGCTTGTCCGGTGCATCATCAATTGTGACTAATACCACTTTTTCGTCTGCGTCTGCAATCGGTTGTACTGACCAATTAGCTGAATTAATTTGATAACGAGGTTCAGAAACTGCTTTTTCTTCTTCGGTTTTTTCTGGTTCAGTTTCTTTTGCTTTCTCACTGCCAGTTTCTTCTTGTTTTTCTATCGCTGTATTGTCTTCTACAGGTTCCGCTTCTTTTTCTGTTGAGGAAGAAGTTGTTGTTTGTTCTCCACAAGCTGCCAATAAAAATGATGCAGCCACTATAGCCATCCATTTTTTATGTATCAATGTAAACACTCCTTTACACAACAAATTTTATCATATTCTATCGTTTATTTCCAAAAAAAAAAAAGAAGCTGCAAAAACAGCTTCTCATAAAAATTACTTCATAATGTGAATAGGTGTTCCTAAAGCTACTTCTGCAGCTTCCATTGTAATTTCAGCAAGTGTTGGATGAGCATGAATCGTCATTGCGATATCTTCTACTGTCATTCCAGCTTCGATAGCAAGACCAAGCTCGGCGATCATGTCTGATGCGCCAGCTCCAACAATTTGTGCACCTAACAGCAACCCGTCAGATTTACGTGAAACCAACTTCACGAATCCTTCAGTTGCGTTTAATGAAAGAGCACGGCCGTTTGCAGCAAATGGGAATTTCGCAGCCGCAGCTTCGAATCCTTCTTCTTTGGCTTGTTCTTCAGACAAACCGACGCTCGCAAGTTCTGGATCTGTAAAGCAGACCGCTGGAATAGCCATATAATCAACTTCAGACTTTTCTCCTGCAATTGCTTCTGCAGCTACTTTACCTTCGTATGAAGCTTTGTGTGCTAACTGAAGGCCCGCTACTACATCACCGATTGCATAAATGTTAGAAATGTTTGTGCGGCATTGCTTGTCAACTTCAATCAAGCCACGGTCAGACATGTTCAAGTTCAATTCTTCAAGACCCATTTCGTCTGTATTTGGACGACGGCCAACAGTTACAAGAACATAATCTGCTTCAAGCGTTTTTTCTTCTCCGCCTGCTTCGTATGATACCGTAACGCCAGAATCAGTTTCTTTTACACCTTTAGCAGATGCTTTAGTGATAACTTCAACGCCTTTTTTCTTCAATCCTTTTTTAACGATTGCTGTCATTTGTTTTTCAAACCCAGCAAGAATATCCGGTGTGCCTTCAAGAATCGTTACTTCAGAACCCATGTTTGCAAATGCAGTACCAAGCTCTGTACCGATATACCCGCCGCCAATAACAACAAGTTTTTTCGGAAGCTCAGTGAGTGCCAAAGCGCCAGTTGAATTAATTACACGTTTTGTAAATTTGAAAGTCGGGATTTCAACTGGACGAGATCCAGTTGCGATAATAGCATTTTTAAACTTATACGTTTGTGCTGAATTGTCATCCATGATGCGGACAGTGTTTTCGTCAACAAAATAAGCTTCACCGCGCAAAATTTCAACTTTATTGCCTTTCAAAAGAGACTCAACGCCGCCAGTCAATTTCTTAACAACGCCATCTTTGAACGCTTGCGCTTTTTCAAAGTTAAGTGAAACTTCTTTAGCTACAATTCCCATGTCTTCTGAATGCTGCGCTTCCTCAAAACGGTGCCCAACAGAAATCATTGCTTTAGAAGGAATGCAACCAACGTTTAAACAAACGCCGCCAATATATTCTTTCTCTACAATTGTTACTTTTTGGCCAGTTTGTGCTGCACGGATTGCTGCAACATAACCGCCAGGGCCTGAGCCAATTACGAGTGTGTCTGTTTCAATTGGAAAATCTCCTACTACCATAAGTTTTACGCCTCCATTAATAGTAATTCAGGTTGACTTAATAAACGTTTAATATGATTTAATGCATGCTGTGCTGTCGCACCATCGATCATTCTGTGATCAAAGCTTAGTGATAATGCTAACACAGGTGCAGCTACAATTTCACCATTTTTAATTACAGGTTTTTCTGCAATACGGCCAATTCCAAGAATCGCCACCTCTGGGTGGTTAATCACTGGAGTAAACCATTGTCCGCCTGCTGAACCAATATTCGTAATCGAGCAGGATGCACCTTTCATTTCAGCAGCTGATAATTTACCATCGCGCGCTTTTGTCGCCAAACCATTAATTTCATCGGAAATTGCAAAAATAGATTTGCGGTCAGCGTTTTTAATAACCGGAACCATTAACCCTTTTTCAGTATCTGCAGCGATTCCGATATTGAAATAATGCTTTTGAATCACTTCGCTTGTTTCATCATCAAAAGATGTATTCAAAGCTGGGAATTCACGTAACGTACTAACTAACGCTTTTACTACGTATGGTAAATAAGTCAGTTTGATCTCTTTTTCTGCTGCAATGTCTTTGAACTTTTTGCGGTGTGCCACAAGTTCAGTCACATCGACTTCGTCCATTAACGTTACGTGAGGAGCTGTATGTTTTGAGTGAACCATCGCTTTTGCAATTGCTTTACGAATTCCAGACATTTTCTCCCGAGTTTCAGGGAATTCACCTTCAGGAGCAACTACGGCTTTAGGTGCCGAAGCTTTTTCAGTACTTTCGTCTGTTCCTTCTTGTGGCGCTTCAGAAGTTGACGCTTGTTGGTCACCATTCATAAAGGCTTCTATGTCTTCTTTTAACACACGCCCATTATTGCCTGAACCTGTTACTTGTTTAATATCAACATCATTGTCACGCGCAAATTTGCGAACAGATGGCATTGAAATCACACGAGCAGTTGGATCTGACTCTTCTTTTAGAGCAGCTTGCGATTGTGATCCGGCACCTGTTTGTTTTTTCGGTTCTTCTCTGACAGGTGCTTTATCAACATCCCCACCAGATTCAGCAGTACCAGCTTGCACTTGTTCTTCGGTTTCTTCTTTCACTTCAGGAGTCGCGTCTTCTTTAGAATCCTCGTCTTCGTCTTCTTCGGCATCAGGTGCATCAATCCGGACTAATACATCGCCAACTACGGCTACTGTGCCTTCTTCAACCAATACTTCTTCTACTGTTCCAGATACTGGTGATGGAATTTCAACGACAGCTTTATCATTTTGCACTTCAACAAGCACATCGTCTTCTTCGATTTTATCTCCCGCTTTGACAAACCATTTTACAATTTCACCTTCATGGATACCTTCTCCGATATCCGGCAAACGAAATTTATAAGCCATCAATTTCACCCTTTCTTCTCTTTCTATTTTAAAAAGTAAGAACTTTTTTCGCTGTTTCTATAATATCTTTTGCATTCGGAAGCCAAACTTCTTCTGCTTGTGAGAACGCGAATACTGTATCCGGAGCTGTCACACGAAGAACAGGTGCATCCAAACTTAAAATGGCACGTTCTGTGATTTCAGCTACGACATTAGCTGCGATACCTGCTTGTTTTTGTGCTTCTTGAACGACCATAGCACGACCCGTTTTTTCTACGGAGGCGATAATTGTGTCAATATCAAGTGGCTGAATCGTACGCAAGTCTACAACTTCTACTGAATAGTTTTCTTTTTCAAGTTCTTCAGCAGCTTTTATACTTTCTTGCACCATTGCACCATATGTGATAATTGACAAATCTTTGCCTTCACGCTTTACTTCAGCTTTGCCTAATGGAATCGTGTATTCTTCTTCTGGAACTTCTTGACGAAACGAGCGATAAAGTTTCATATGCTCAAGGAAAATAACAGGATCATTATCGCGAATCGCTGAAATAAGCAAACCTTTTGCATCATATGGTGTAGATGGGATCACTACTTTCAAACCTGGTGAAGCTGCCATCAGTCCTTCGAGCGAGT includes these proteins:
- a CDS encoding aminotransferase class I/II-fold pyridoxal phosphate-dependent enzyme, with the translated sequence MSQLETPLFDALLKHRNRHPIQFHIPGHKKGQGVDPAFREFVGDNILSIDLINIEPLDDLHAPKGAIKDAQELAAQAFGADYTFFSVQGTSGAIMTMILSVVGPNDKILVPRNVHKSIMSAIVFAGAIPIFIHPEVDPVLGISHGISAEAVEKALVEYPDTKAVLVINPTYFGVAADLKRIVDIAHVRNVPVLVDEAHGVHIHFHHSLPISAMSAGADMAATSVHKLGGSMTQSSVLNVREGLVSPKRVQSTLSMLTTTSTSYPILASLDTARRQLAIHGFDLIDRAIRLAQDARKRINKIPHLYCVGKEVLNSSATFDMDPTKLLISVKNLGITGHQAEKWLRENANIEIELSDLYNILCLITIGDSRKEVTLLINALQRMSKALDSDASVIEPVVLLPDIPRLAMTPRDAFYATTEVISINSAVGRISAEFIMVYPPGIPIFIPGEIITEENINYIHMNVAAGLPVQGPEDDTLQLLRVIKEQQAIQ
- a CDS encoding polysaccharide deacetylase family protein, which translates into the protein MIHKKWMAIVAASFLLAACGEQTTTSSSTEKEAEPVEDNTAIEKQEETGSEKAKETEPEKTEEEKAVSEPRYQINSANWSVQPIADADEKVVLVTIDDAPDKHSMEMAETLKSQDIPAIFFVNGHFLDSDEKKQQLKEIHEMGFVIGNHTYSHQDLKSLTEEQQREEITKVNEMVEDITGEKPKFFRAPFGSNTDFSKQLVADEEMVLMNWTYGYDWEKQYQEAQALADIMVNTEYLNNGANLLMHDRDWTVEALPRIIQGLADKGYGFVDPKEIEGI
- the lpdA gene encoding dihydrolipoyl dehydrogenase, giving the protein MVVGDFPIETDTLVIGSGPGGYVAAIRAAQTGQKVTIVEKEYIGGVCLNVGCIPSKAMISVGHRFEEAQHSEDMGIVAKEVSLNFEKAQAFKDGVVKKLTGGVESLLKGNKVEILRGEAYFVDENTVRIMDDNSAQTYKFKNAIIATGSRPVEIPTFKFTKRVINSTGALALTELPKKLVVIGGGYIGTELGTAFANMGSEVTILEGTPDILAGFEKQMTAIVKKGLKKKGVEVITKASAKGVKETDSGVTVSYEAGGEEKTLEADYVLVTVGRRPNTDEMGLEELNLNMSDRGLIEVDKQCRTNISNIYAIGDVVAGLQLAHKASYEGKVAAEAIAGEKSEVDYMAIPAVCFTDPELASVGLSEEQAKEEGFEAAAAKFPFAANGRALSLNATEGFVKLVSRKSDGLLLGAQIVGAGASDMIAELGLAIEAGMTVEDIAMTIHAHPTLAEITMEAAEVALGTPIHIMK
- a CDS encoding dihydrolipoamide acetyltransferase family protein, whose amino-acid sequence is MAYKFRLPDIGEGIHEGEIVKWFVKAGDKIEEDDVLVEVQNDKAVVEIPSPVSGTVEEVLVEEGTVAVVGDVLVRIDAPDAEEDEDEDSKEDATPEVKEETEEQVQAGTAESGGDVDKAPVREEPKKQTGAGSQSQAALKEESDPTARVISMPSVRKFARDNDVDIKQVTGSGNNGRVLKEDIEAFMNGDQQASTSEAPQEGTDESTEKASAPKAVVAPEGEFPETREKMSGIRKAIAKAMVHSKHTAPHVTLMDEVDVTELVAHRKKFKDIAAEKEIKLTYLPYVVKALVSTLREFPALNTSFDDETSEVIQKHYFNIGIAADTEKGLMVPVIKNADRKSIFAISDEINGLATKARDGKLSAAEMKGASCSITNIGSAGGQWFTPVINHPEVAILGIGRIAEKPVIKNGEIVAAPVLALSLSFDHRMIDGATAQHALNHIKRLLSQPELLLMEA
- a CDS encoding alpha-ketoacid dehydrogenase subunit beta, whose product is MAQLTMIQAITDALKTELKNDENVLVFGEDVGNNGGVFRATEGLQKEFGEDRVFDTPLAESGIGGLAIGLSLQGYRPVPEIQFFGFVFEVMDSISGQMARMRYRSGGSQNAPVTIRSPFGGGVHTPEMHADSLEGLMAASPGLKVVIPSTPYDAKGLLISAIRDNDPVIFLEHMKLYRSFRQEVPEEEYTIPLGKAEVKREGKDLSIITYGAMVQESIKAAEELEKENYSVEVVDLRTIQPLDIDTIIASVEKTGRAMVVQEAQKQAGIAANVVAEITERAILSLDAPVLRVTAPDTVFAFSQAEEVWLPNAKDIIETAKKVLTF